From Anopheles arabiensis isolate DONGOLA chromosome 3, AaraD3, whole genome shotgun sequence, a single genomic window includes:
- the LOC120903682 gene encoding ubiquitin carboxyl-terminal hydrolase calypso codes for MAMPVDINRLNDGWLELESDPGLFTLLLEDFGVKGVQVEEIYDLQKNLEGQVYGFIFLFRWIEERRARRKIVETTDIYVKDEDAVNNIFFAQQVVPNSCATHALLSVLLNCSDIDLGQTLSRLKMHTKGMSPENKGWAIGNTPELACAHNSHAMPQARRRMDRNSGVSTGRFTGEAFHFVSFVPIEGRLFELDGLKPFPMDHGPWAEKEAWTDKFRRVMSDRLGITTGEQDIRFNLMAVVPDRRIAITHKLKMLRTNQTIVSAALEKLLKSEKKEATSAATAGGSRTLSATVKKEADETTPVKLSDEYSELLAIKEEKQPDQPSSSSSSVAVSKELESFVSMNSSSDSVEIIGEPDIKPEPDHSSPPSPPSSFIGAGTFSPKDLLSLLKNLESEIAITEQHLCDENEKRDRFKLDDCRRTHNYDEFICTFLSMLAHQGVLAELVSQDLIATRKPSMGGIQNSASRAISRSYKKAATNGTSPKAPGSKRRRGRAKCRKRK; via the coding sequence ATGGCGATGCCCGTCGATATCAACCGCCTGAACGACGGCTGGCTGGAGCTGGAAAGCGATCCCGGTCTGTtcacgctgctgctggaggactTCGGCGTGAAGGGCGTGCAGGTGGAGGAAATCTACGACCTGCAAAAGAACCTCGAGGGCCAGGTGTACGGGTTTATCTTTCTGTTTCGCTGGATCGAGGAGCGGCGGGCCCGCCGGAAGATCGTGGAAACGACCGACATCTACGTGAAGGACGAGGATGCGGTGAACAACATCTTCTTCGCCCAGCAGGTGGTTCCGAACAGCTGTGCCACCCATGCGCTGCTGTCGGTGCTGCTGAACTGCTCCGACATCGATCTCGGCCAGACGCTCAGCCGGCTAAAGATGCACACGAAGGGCATGAGCCCGGAGAACAAGGGCTGGGCGATCGGGAACACGCCCGAGCTGGCCTGTGCGCACAATTCGCACGCGATGCCGCAGGCCCGCCGCCGGATGGATCGCAATTCGGGCGTCAGTACGGGACGGTTCACCGGGGAGGCGTTCCACTTCGTCTCGTTCGTCCCGATCGAGGGCCGGCTGTTCGAGCTGGACGGGCTGAAACCGTTCCCGATGGACCACGGGCCGTGGGCGGAGAAGGAAGCGTGGACGGACAAGTTCCGGCGGGTCATGTCGGACCGGCTCGGCATAACGACGGGCGAGCAGGACATTCGCTTCAACCTGATGGCGGTCGTGCCGGATCGGCGCATTGCCATTACGCACAAGCTGAAAATGCTGCGCACGAACCAAACGATCGTGTCGGCCGCGCTGGAGAAGCTGCTGAAGTCGGAAAAGAAGGAAGCAACGAGCGCCGCAACGGCAGGCGGTTCGCGAACACTGAGCGCAACGGTCAAGAAGGAAGCGGACGAAACGACCCCGGTAAAGCTGTCCGACGAATACTCAGAGCTGCTAGCGATTAAGGAGGAAAAGCAACCGGATCAaccgtcgtcctcgtcgtcgtcggtggcCGTCTCGAAGGAGCTCGAATCGTTCGTCTCGATGAACAGTTCGTCCGATTCGGTGGAAATCATCGGCGAGCCGGACATCAAACCGGAGCCGGACCACTCCTCACCGCCCTCGCCGCCCTCGTCGTTCATCGGGGCGGGCACGTTTTCGCCGAAAGATTTGCTGTCGCTGCTGAAGAACCTCGAATCGGAAATCGCCATCACCGAGCAGCACCTGTGCGACGAGAACGAGAAGCGCGACCGGTTCAAGCTGGACGACTGCCGGCGCACGCACAACTACGACGAGTTTATCTGCACGTTCCTGTCGATGCTGGCGCACCAGGGCGTGCTGGCCGAGCTGGTCTCGCAGGATCTGATCGCGACGCGGAAACCGAGCATGGGCGGCATCCAGAACAGCGCCAGCCGGGCGATCTCGCGCAGCTACAAGAAGGCGGCCACGAACGGCACGTCCCCGAAGGCGCCCGGGTCGAAGCGGCGCCGGGGCAGGGCCAAGTGTCGCAAGCGGAAGTAG
- the LOC120903877 gene encoding uncharacterized protein LOC120903877, giving the protein MVMLRSVLSSAKRVPLIKFRKGGPFQEAASHTAGGAAANTAAPAHARSVSSGEAIEEWQLPARYRRKPIDDVEMDCINRGGAPA; this is encoded by the exons ATGGTAATGTTGCGCTCGGTGCTGTCCTCCGCCAAGCGCGTGCCGCTGATCAAGTTCCGCAAGGGTGGCCCGTTCCAGGAGGCGGCCAGCCATACGGCGGGCGGTGCAGCCGCCAACACAGCCGCTCCAGCG cacGCACGGTCCGTGTCGTCGGGCGAGGCGATTGAGGAATGGCAGCTGCCGGCACGCTACCGCAGGAAACCGATCGATGACGTCGAGATGGATTGCATTAACCGGGGCGGAGCACCAGCCTAA